The Xanthocytophaga agilis genome window below encodes:
- a CDS encoding class I SAM-dependent methyltransferase: MPNPQNETQQWNAQFYDTKHAFVFQYGEDVINLLNPQAGERILDLGAGTGHLAKKIAGYGCEVIGIDNSPEMVAKAQNAYPEIAFFQKSGADFWFAEPFDAVFSNATLHWIHTPEKVIECVYKALKPGGRFVAEFGGKGNVQRILVALAEALRAKGMNTDVHTNYFPSIGEYTPLLERSGFRVTFAAHFDRDTELDDPENGVIDWIQMFRGFALKELSETAKTEVFAQIKESLRSTNFHDGKWFADYKRLRFVAIKE; this comes from the coding sequence ATGCCTAATCCTCAGAATGAGACTCAGCAGTGGAATGCACAGTTTTATGATACAAAACATGCCTTTGTGTTTCAGTATGGTGAAGATGTGATTAACCTATTGAATCCACAAGCAGGTGAGCGTATTCTGGACTTAGGTGCAGGAACAGGACATCTGGCTAAGAAAATTGCCGGTTATGGTTGTGAAGTGATAGGTATTGACAATTCGCCGGAAATGGTTGCGAAGGCTCAGAATGCTTATCCGGAAATTGCTTTTTTTCAGAAGAGTGGTGCTGACTTCTGGTTTGCTGAACCATTTGATGCTGTGTTTTCCAACGCTACATTGCATTGGATACACACTCCTGAAAAAGTAATCGAGTGTGTATACAAAGCGCTAAAACCAGGAGGTAGATTTGTGGCTGAATTTGGTGGAAAAGGAAATGTGCAGCGTATCTTGGTTGCTTTAGCTGAAGCTTTACGAGCTAAAGGAATGAACACAGATGTGCATACGAATTATTTTCCAAGTATCGGAGAGTATACACCGTTGCTCGAAAGAAGTGGCTTCCGTGTGACATTTGCTGCTCATTTTGATCGTGACACCGAACTGGATGATCCTGAAAATGGCGTTATTGACTGGATTCAGATGTTTAGAGGATTTGCATTGAAGGAATTATCAGAAACAGCTAAGACTGAAGTCTTTGCCCAGATTAAAGAGTCTTTGAGATCAACCAACTTTCATGATGGAAAGTGGTTTGCAGACTACAAACGTTTACGTTTTGTGGCCATCAAAGAGTAG